In a single window of the Hydrogenobaculum sp. 3684 genome:
- the rlmB gene encoding 23S rRNA (guanosine(2251)-2'-O)-methyltransferase RlmB yields MLKHTTQNYVIWGRNPVIEALVAGQSMEKILIAHDSKAPKELLDLAKERGIKVQIAPRQKLEELANTKKTQGVVAILSPITYVSEEELFRKTIKEKGFFAVLDHITDPQNVGSIARTVEVFGGIGLLIPKDRSAPINATVVKSSSGAIFHLKISKTPSISKALKTFKEMGGWVYALEKGGKDITEVDFAYPMCIVLGSEGEGVSKNVLEHSDVRVSIPMKGKVTSLNVSAAGAICLWEVYKHQTNTGASKK; encoded by the coding sequence ATGCTAAAGCACACTACGCAAAACTACGTAATATGGGGAAGAAATCCAGTTATAGAAGCGCTTGTAGCTGGTCAATCTATGGAAAAAATACTTATAGCGCATGATTCAAAAGCACCAAAAGAGCTTTTAGACCTTGCCAAAGAAAGAGGTATAAAAGTCCAGATTGCACCAAGGCAAAAACTAGAAGAACTTGCAAACACCAAAAAAACCCAAGGAGTCGTAGCCATACTAAGCCCTATCACCTATGTGTCAGAAGAAGAGCTTTTTAGAAAAACCATAAAAGAAAAAGGCTTTTTTGCGGTGCTTGATCATATAACAGACCCACAAAACGTAGGTTCTATAGCAAGAACTGTTGAAGTATTTGGAGGTATAGGGCTTTTAATACCAAAAGATAGAAGCGCTCCTATAAATGCAACCGTTGTAAAGTCTTCATCTGGTGCTATATTTCATCTTAAAATCTCAAAAACCCCAAGCATCAGCAAGGCTCTAAAAACCTTTAAAGAGATGGGTGGCTGGGTTTACGCCCTTGAAAAAGGTGGAAAAGACATAACAGAAGTAGATTTTGCATATCCTATGTGTATAGTGCTTGGTTCCGAAGGTGAAGGCGTATCAAAAAATGTATTGGAGCATTCGGATGTTAGAGTATCAATACCCATGAAAGGCAAAGTAACATCTCTTAATGTAAGTGCAGCTGGAGCTATATGTTTATGGGAAGTTTACAAGCATCAAACAAACACTGGAGCATCAAAAAAGTAA